One part of the Triplophysa rosa linkage group LG5, Trosa_1v2, whole genome shotgun sequence genome encodes these proteins:
- the LOC130554818 gene encoding spondin-1-like, producing the protein MKGARSGLWRAGVLLLLSGCVCGTMPEEPADRPAPSDGYCSWITRAQPHGAGGRRESFSDFRLRVEGDPEHYQPASTYRVTLYATNPAYFRGFTLIALKEGQNGDHEEDYAGNFQSQAEIQLHLAKLLHQHHMPSLRTSSHAMPENGKGKKKTH; encoded by the exons ATGAAGGGAGCACGATCGGGACTCTGGAGAGCCGGTGTCCTGCTGCTTCTCAGCGGCTGCGTGTGCGGAACTATGCCGGAGGAACCCGCGGACAGACCGGCTCCGTCAGACGGCTACTGCAGCTGGATAACGCGGGCTCAGCCGCATGGAGCCGGGGGCAGGAGGGAGAGCTTCAGTGACTTCAGACTGCGGGTGGAGGGAGATCCGGAGCACTATCAGCCCGCTAGCACTTACCGAG TAACCCTGTATGCTACCAACCCTGCGTACTTTAGAGGCTTTACTCTCATTGCTTTGAAGGAGGGACAGAACGGTGACCATGAGGAGGATTATGCTGGAAATTTCCAG AGCCAAGCTGAGATTCAGCTACACCTGGCAAAGCTCTTACATCAACACCATATGCCGTCTCTTCGCACCAGCTCTCATGCTATGCCAGAGAAtggaaaaggaaagaaaaagacCCATTAA